One Lathamus discolor isolate bLatDis1 unplaced genomic scaffold, bLatDis1.hap1 Scaffold_72, whole genome shotgun sequence genomic region harbors:
- the LOC136006853 gene encoding uncharacterized protein LOC136006853 — protein sequence MQTSATSKYTRCIGWESATAAQVHPQTNICIKTPGPAAFPKVELDVCNKGAPMYTMEPKAALEETKQGSQGQQTSAQESLHPLPLVLSLDITEKTRGGKSSSSGGSRLGASELVPPVETGAWNKAACSLPAAPLNSGQCQSDSFWPWAAPCACRFHCCREAELSSGNTKLPSRREPSSVMLSMEPAPPLPLREPREVQQNELLAADGAAVGGALAVALQVPAGGHGLAAAARCG from the exons ATGCAGACATCTGCTACCAGTAAATACACCCGTTGCATTGGATGGGAGTCAGCAACTGCTGCACAGGTGCATCCCCAAACCAACATCTGCATAAAG ACACCAGGTCCTGCTGCATTCCCCAAGGTGGAACTAGACGTCTGCAATAAAGGAGCTCCCATGTACACGATGGAACCAAAAGCAGCCTTGGAGGAGACAAAGCAGGGAAGCCAGGGCCAGCAGACTAGCGCCCAGGAAAG tttacacccattgccccttgtcctatcactagatatcactgaaaaaacaagaggaggcaagagcagctcctctggtggttcccgTCTTGGTGCCTCGGAGCTGGTGCCACCTGTGGAGACAGGAGCGTGGAACAAG gctgcatgctcgctccctgctgctccgctGAACTCAGGCCAGTGTCAGAGTGACTCGTTTTGGCCATGGGCTGCACCGTGTGCCTGCCGGTTCcactgctgcagggaggcagagctgtcatctgggaatacaaaactgcccagcaggagggagccatCCTCAGTTATGCTTTCGATGGAGCCAGCACCACCGCTCCCCCTACGAGAGCCACGTGAGGTTCAACAGAATGAACTTCTCGctgcagatggtgctgcagtggggggagCACTGGCTGTAGCGCTTCAGGTCCCAGCTGGAGGCCacgggctggctgcagctgcacgtTGCGGGTGA